The stretch of DNA cagtgctctgaaaaacagcttggctgtcggctgaaaactccagcgcctcagcacgcctgcggacgctcgcgtgagccccctcattgagtatgcaggggctcagcgcggagcgtccgcacggctcagcgcggcctgtccttctatggactccgccagagagacagatagagagagagacagatagagagagagacagatagagagagagagacagacagagagagacagacagagagagacagacagagagagacagacagagagagacagacagacagacagagacagacagacagagacagatagagagagacacacagaaaaagagagacacacagaaaaagagagacacagaaaaagagagacacacagaaaaagagagacacacaaaaatgagagacaaaaaaagagagacacagaacacacacagagagaatgagagacaaagacagagagagggcgagggcgacacagggagagggtgacactcacagacacacactcactctcactcactcagacactcacagacacgcagacactcacgtagagacacactcacgcagaagactcacagacacacactcagagacactcactcacacacacacacacacacacacacacacacacacacacacacacacacacgcacgcacacacgcacgcacacacgcacgcacacacgcacacacacacgcacgcacacacgcacacacacacgcacacacacacgcacacacacacgcacacacgcacacagacaggcacacagacacacagacaggcacacacacagacacacagacaggcacacacacagacacacacacaggcacacaggcacactgacagacacacaggcacactcacagacacacaggcacactcacagacacacaggcacactcacagacacacaggcacactcacagacacacaggcacactcacagacacacaggcacactcacagacacacaggcacactcacagacacacaggcacactgacagacacacaggcacactgacagacacacaggcacactcacagacacacaggcacactcacagacacacaggcacactgacagacacacaggcacactgacagacacacaggcacactgacagacacacaggcacactcacagacacacaggcacactcacagacacacaggcacacagacacacaggcacactcacagacacacaggcacactcacagacacacaggcacactcacagacacacaggcacactcacagacacacaggcacactcacagacacacaggcacactcacagacacactcacacactcacagacacactcacacactcacagacactcagtctgtcactcacacactcaccgggtcacacgtggcagcagtggggtctccgcacgccagtgggccctctccaagacatgggacacacagcgcagcgtgggcctcagcagcagcagcaggtccccccccccctcccctcagaagcggccgacgccgcagcacgctccccggacacccccgggcagcaagcgaggatcgggggcaggtgattagggggagatcatgggcaggaggcggattggcgcaggaggcgcgcacgggggaagctgggttggcacttccccctccgtcccacgtggggagtggagggtgcgggggggggctggatcgcgcgcttgttttgagcttccccctccgtcccacgtggggagcggaggggggagggtgtgggggctggatcgcgtgcggcgcttgttttgggcttccccctctgtcccacgtggggagcggaggggggggggctgggttgcgcgcggggcttggtttgggcttccccctccgtcccacgtggggattggggggggggagggatgcgggggattctgggttgctggggggaacaggcagcgcaaatggcaggacactctgcttgccctgtgcacgcgcgcagggaccacaggatttgccgccattttttttaactttttttttaacccaatcagggagggggattatttatttatttatttaaaaaaaaaaaaaaaaacattggcacgagcaggggaattcattgagctgcagcacgggtcgccagctgcctaaatccactcgcaacgggcgacagcttatcattatttgtcgagcactgtatatacgtatacatatatacatgtagggGTATCagaaccgtgttagccgagcttcaataatcaaaaaataaatagatgataccgttctgtggctaacgaaatgcttttatttgtgcgagctttcaagatacactgatctcttcttccggcgatgttacaatgaatgaagcaagcaaagggtatacttaaaaacagtgtctcttggaatgttatctgtgcttgtccttccccccgtgtggatgagatttatggctagaggtgtaaaatgtgtatatatatatatgtgtgtatatatatatgtgtatatatgtgtatatatgtgtgtatatatatgtatatatatatatatatatatatatgcagtgttcgacaaacctatacatttgcaagccccgggtgagtggatttaacatcgtggcgagcgcctattggcccaagcagcacacgtttggtactaggtggcgagtagatttttttgttcggcgagtagatttttttggtgatttgtcgaccactatatatatatatattatatatatgtatatgtgtgtgtgcagctttGCTTTATGTACTGTACGGatcttatatactatattagtgaaagcactgtatgtttgcctgcctggatgtccggtgtccctagcggcaatctcattggtcccttgggccgcccgcccccgcacacctctcattggcctcacacactcacaccacccccttggcccgcccctgaggcggagtgacgggccaaaggtccacaaaaaaaaaaaaaaaaaaaaaaaacacacacacacacacacacacacacacacacacacacacacacacacacacacacacacacacacacacacacacacacacacacactcccacccccccaagctcacacacacctcacccccccccaagcttacccccccccaagctcacccccccccccccaagctcacacccccccccccccccaagctcacaccccggcgccgctacagtcagcgggggagcggagcgagcgcccgggacacacgcgggggagcggccggatgggtgaggcagcatacccacgggcctcgccgcacgctcctcggcaccggctcacctctcccacccccctcacagcaaagaccagcctacccggcgccgcctgcaacgctcctcggcaccgccgcctcacctcgagccggaggcctcacctcgagcgggggggctcccgccctgcaggaggcctcacctcaagccggaggcagcgggggggctcccgccctgcaggaggcttcacctcgagccggtgggcagcgggggggctcccgccctgcaggaggcctcacctcgagccggaggccagcgggggggctcccgccctgcaggaggcctcacctcgagccggggggctgcgggggggggctcccgccctgcaggaggcctcacctcgagccggaggccagcgggggggctcccgccctgcaggaggcctcacctcgagccggagggcagcgggggggctcccgccctgcaggaggcctcacctcgagccggaggcagcgggggggctcccgccctgcaggaggcctcacctcgagccgactgcaaggtaagcagctctccccccacacccccccattccttcattgccagcctcaaccctccatacacacacacacactatatatatatatatatatatatatatatatatatatatatatatatatatacatacatacacatacacatacacagagacacacacacacacacacatgtaggcgcacacacacacatgtaggcacacacacacacacacacacatgtaggcacacacacacgtccacagacacacacatgtagacacacacacacatgtagacagacacacacacacgtagacagacacacacgcacacacacacacacctatacagacacacgtatacacacacacacgtatacacacagacacacgtagacacaaagaaacacgtagacacacagacacacagacacacctatacacacagacacacacctatacacacacacacacacacacacctatacacacacacacacacacctatacacacagacacacacgtatacacacagacacacacgtatacacacagacacacacgtatacacacagacacacacgtatacacacagacacacacgtatacacacagacacacacgtatacacacagacacacacgtttacacacacacacacacgtacacacacgtatacacacacacacacacacacgtacaaacacacacgtacaaacacacacgtagacacacgtgtacacacacacacgtagacacacacacagacgtagacacacacacacgtatacgcacacacacgtagacacacacacacacacgtagacacacatacacacgtatacgcacacacacgtatacacacacacacgtagacacacacgtagacacacacacacgtatacacacgcacgtagacacacacacatgtacacgtagacacacacacacatgtacacgtagacatgtacacacacacacacatgtacacgtatactcacacacatgtacacgtacacacacacatggagacatacacacacacatggagacatacacacacgcacatgtacacacacacacacgtacacacacacacacatgtatacatacacataatgtatacacacacacatgtatacacacacacacatgtatacacacacatgtatacacacacacacacacacacacacacatacacacgtgtatacacacacaaacatgtatacacacaaatgtacacacacacatgtatacacacacacacacacatactatgtatacacacaaacatgtatacacacgtgtatacacacgtgtatacacatgtgtatatacacatgtgtatacacacacatggagacatacacacacgcacatgtacacatactgtatacacacacacatgtatacacacacacacacacacgtgtatacacacacatgtatacacacacacaaacatgtatacacacacacaaatgtatacacacacaaatgtacacacacacaaatgtacacacacacacatgtacacacacacacacacacacacatactatgtatacacacaaacatgtatagacacacacaaacatgtatacacacatgtgtatacacacatgtgtatacacacgtacacatgtatacacacacacacaatatatacatacacacaatgtctacacacacatgtgtatacacgtctatacacacatgtgtatacacacacatgtgtatacacacgtatacacacacgtatacacacacacacgtacacacacacacacacgtacacatgtatacacacacacacacacatacaatgtatacacacaaacatgtatacacacacacaaacatgtatacacacacacatgtatacacacacacgtgtctatacacacacgtatacacacacacactatccccagcaaaaccacatcagcacaccgctatcccatgcccccccagcacactggcattctcggctccccgccattcccagcccccatcaacaccatcagcacccacacatcggcacctttgcacctcccccatcggcacacccacatccgcacccccacatccgcacccccacatcagcaccaaaccctccaaaattagcacaccgatacaatcaccatcagtacagccacagcagcactaccaccgcacatgggccgcgttgaccactcctcacccaaatgccacacccacaccacaaacatcccgggcaacgccggggctctcagctagtgtataatAAAAATGTTGTCTGTGTATGCATAACCATTCGTCCATACATTTGTACGGTCTCACCCACGGGTGCTGTATCAAACCACATGTAATATAATGTGCtatgtaatatgtacagtacattcttCCATATAATGTCAACTAATGCTGTATTTTTCCATACACTGTAGGAGTCAGGGTATTTAATTAGCATCATCTTCTACATGAGAAAGCTACGCGGCAGGAAGGCACATCGTAGGTGAGACCAGTgccggggaaggaggaggagagggtgtTTTTTCTCTCTTTAGTATTAAAATGGAAGGCTTAAAGAAAGAGACAGCTGCTCCGCACCCCATAACAAGCACTGGGGGCCACTAACATAGGTGAGAAGCGGCCCAACAGGAGGGAATGGTTGGGAGAGCCAAATGTACCATTTGGGAGGGC from Ascaphus truei isolate aAscTru1 chromosome 19, aAscTru1.hap1, whole genome shotgun sequence encodes:
- the LOC142470188 gene encoding uncharacterized protein LOC142470188, which encodes MTPLNVKALYVCLPGCPVSLAAISLVPWAARPRTPLIGLTHSHHPLGPPLRRSDGPKVHKKKKKKKKHTHTHTHTHTHTHTHTHTHTHTHTHTHTHSHPPKLTHTSPPPKLTPPQAHPPPPKLTPPPPPKLTPRRRYSQRGSGASARDTRGGAAGWVRQHTHGPRRTLLGTGSPLPPPSQQRPAYPAPPATLLGTAASPRAGGLTSSGGAPALQEASPQAGGSGGAPALQEASPRAGGQRGGSRPAGGLTSSRRPAGGLPPCRRPHLEPGGCGGGLPPCRRPHLEPEASGGAPALQEASPRAGGQRGGSRPAGGLTSSRRQRGGSRPAGGLTSSRLQGVRVFN